The Nocardioides humi genome includes a region encoding these proteins:
- a CDS encoding helix-turn-helix transcriptional regulator: MEIVRTSEDGDQPTRQRVARSILVNGPSTAAALAERLELTPAAVRRHLDQLLAEGAVDARDPRPVGARGRGRPAKVFALTERGRDAFDQQYDDLATEALRFLAETVGEDAVRAFAERRAAFIEERFPEVQAAHPEASPAQVLAMVFSEEGYAAAVRELPVVGEQLCQQHCPVSHVAHEFPQLCEAETEAIGRVLGTHVQRLATIAHGDGVCTTCIPDAGTVSSREKKEQVTS; encoded by the coding sequence GTGGAAATCGTGCGGACCTCCGAGGACGGCGACCAGCCGACGCGCCAGCGCGTCGCGCGGTCGATCCTCGTCAACGGTCCGTCGACGGCCGCGGCGCTCGCCGAGCGCCTCGAGCTGACCCCGGCGGCGGTACGCCGCCACCTCGACCAGCTGCTCGCCGAGGGCGCCGTCGACGCCCGTGACCCGCGCCCGGTCGGCGCCCGCGGCCGCGGCCGCCCGGCCAAGGTCTTCGCGCTCACCGAGCGGGGCCGCGACGCCTTCGACCAGCAGTACGACGACCTGGCCACCGAGGCGCTGCGCTTCCTCGCCGAGACGGTCGGCGAGGACGCCGTCCGCGCGTTCGCCGAGCGCCGGGCCGCGTTCATCGAGGAGCGGTTCCCGGAGGTGCAGGCGGCGCACCCGGAGGCCTCGCCGGCCCAGGTGCTGGCGATGGTGTTCTCCGAGGAGGGGTACGCCGCCGCCGTCCGCGAGCTGCCGGTCGTGGGGGAGCAGCTGTGCCAGCAGCACTGCCCGGTCTCCCACGTCGCCCACGAGTTCCCCCAGCTGTGCGAGGCCGAGACGGAGGCCATCGGCCGCGTCCTCGGCACCCACGTCCAGCGGCTGGCCACGATCGCCCACGGCGACGGGGTGTGCACCACGTGCATCCCCGACGCCGGCACGGTCTCGTCCCGAGAGAAGAAGGAGCAGGTCACCTCATGA
- a CDS encoding Lrp/AsnC family transcriptional regulator: protein MQLDQLDRLIVDALLEDGRATFAQIGHRVGLSAPAVERHPEIVSALTVTGEADAILHILAADVRHFEQVVERIARERFMVRTKSELVMSPLLRREAQGIAAS from the coding sequence ATGCAGCTCGATCAGCTCGACCGCCTCATCGTCGACGCCCTCCTGGAGGACGGCCGGGCCACGTTCGCGCAGATCGGGCACCGGGTCGGGCTGTCCGCGCCGGCGGTCGAGCGGCACCCGGAGATCGTCTCGGCCTTGACCGTGACCGGGGAGGCGGACGCGATCCTGCACATCCTCGCCGCCGACGTGCGCCACTTCGAGCAGGTCGTCGAGCGGATCGCGCGGGAGCGGTTCATGGTGCGCACCAAGAGCGAGCTGGTCATGTCACCGCTGCTCCGCCGGGAGGCGCAAGGAATCGCCGCATCCTGA
- a CDS encoding leucine-rich repeat domain-containing protein — protein MVATQSRKRVERARPRSSSVLVAVLLVLGALASPGASASVARTAAGGACTSAKGGLTAAEESLATAQARVAKARKQLTKARASRTAAKVAKAKKRLRLAKHRVKSAAAGVPTAQSAVASACATPAIPDPEPGPQPSAGCVGQSSIPVLECNALMALKDANPGGTGLGDWGTGDPCAWGADDVICAGGHVQYLALQEQGLTVLPDPIEDLTQLRILALAGNELTTLPASIGRLTNLEVLGLGGNRLTSVPDAIGSLGRLQDLDLYGNRLSGDISGWAAPLRHAHADVVLDLSGNRCLSVVNEGLAAWLDSKNSLDSDGEVVAGWRDGCSPTT, from the coding sequence ATGGTCGCCACGCAGTCCCGGAAGAGGGTCGAGCGCGCTCGCCCGCGTTCGTCGTCGGTGCTGGTCGCCGTCCTGTTGGTGCTCGGTGCGCTGGCGAGCCCGGGTGCCTCGGCGAGCGTGGCACGTACGGCGGCCGGTGGCGCGTGCACGAGCGCGAAGGGCGGCCTGACGGCCGCCGAGGAGTCCCTCGCCACGGCGCAGGCCCGCGTCGCCAAGGCGAGGAAGCAGCTCACGAAGGCCCGTGCCTCCCGCACGGCGGCCAAGGTCGCGAAGGCGAAGAAGAGGCTGAGGCTCGCCAAGCACCGGGTGAAGAGCGCCGCGGCCGGCGTGCCGACGGCACAGTCAGCCGTCGCGAGCGCCTGCGCGACGCCCGCCATCCCCGATCCCGAGCCCGGCCCGCAGCCGAGCGCGGGCTGCGTCGGCCAGTCCAGCATCCCGGTCCTCGAGTGCAACGCGCTGATGGCTCTGAAGGACGCCAACCCCGGCGGCACCGGTCTCGGGGACTGGGGTACCGGCGACCCCTGCGCCTGGGGTGCGGACGATGTGATCTGCGCGGGCGGGCATGTCCAGTACCTCGCGCTGCAGGAGCAGGGCCTGACCGTCCTCCCCGACCCGATCGAGGACCTCACCCAGCTCCGGATCCTGGCCCTGGCCGGCAACGAGCTGACCACGCTCCCGGCCTCGATCGGACGCCTCACGAACCTCGAGGTCCTCGGCCTCGGCGGCAACCGGCTCACGAGTGTTCCCGACGCGATCGGGAGCCTCGGCCGGCTCCAGGACCTGGATCTCTACGGCAACCGGCTGAGCGGCGACATCTCCGGCTGGGCGGCGCCGCTGCGCCACGCCCACGCCGACGTGGTGCTCGACCTGTCCGGAAACAGGTGCCTCAGCGTCGTGAACGAGGGCCTCGCCGCCTGGCTCGACAGCAAGAACAGCCTGGACTCGGACGGCGAGGTCGTCGCCGGCTGGCGCGACGGCTGCTCGCCGACGACCTGA